The following coding sequences are from one Halomonas sp. HAL1 window:
- a CDS encoding LysR family transcriptional regulator, which produces MTDIIKTARKANLDTTLLRTLVSISDYGGFSEAAQALHLTQSAVSHHVRRLEEQLGNTFFETYGRRRRLTEAGELFLWYARQILALNDEAFDKIGQYRGVAKEIRLGVSEYFAQDYLPIMLASLPFEQEGIRIIPQLGRSTVLQHKLNDGKLDMVIAVDIADTSRPNLLEGVRVADRRLSWVGAQHSLLDSCNEIPLVAFSPPCILRDLQINRLKHSQLQWRIVYEARDLGDLLAAVKAGLGVSALPFIPSQYGLASPINLQQLPALPDVRISIKTAATVESDQVEWLIQFIRRCWDSSEQQKAGVAPLQVPCAM; this is translated from the coding sequence ATGACTGACATAATAAAGACCGCACGTAAGGCTAATTTAGACACAACACTGTTGCGTACGTTGGTATCGATAAGCGACTACGGTGGCTTCTCGGAAGCGGCGCAGGCCTTACACCTAACTCAATCGGCTGTTTCTCACCATGTGCGTCGGCTTGAGGAACAGCTTGGAAATACTTTTTTTGAGACCTATGGGCGTCGAAGGCGTCTTACAGAGGCAGGTGAACTCTTTCTATGGTACGCGCGGCAAATTCTTGCCCTCAACGACGAAGCTTTCGATAAGATCGGGCAGTATCGTGGAGTTGCAAAAGAGATTCGCTTGGGAGTATCTGAATATTTTGCTCAAGACTACTTGCCGATCATGCTGGCCTCCTTGCCTTTTGAGCAAGAGGGAATTCGTATTATTCCTCAGCTAGGACGCTCAACGGTACTGCAACATAAGCTCAATGATGGAAAGCTTGATATGGTCATCGCTGTCGACATTGCTGACACATCGCGTCCGAATTTACTAGAAGGCGTACGTGTGGCAGACCGACGCCTTTCCTGGGTAGGAGCCCAACACTCTTTACTAGATTCCTGTAATGAGATTCCTCTAGTTGCTTTTTCTCCTCCGTGCATACTACGAGACCTGCAAATCAACAGGCTCAAGCACAGTCAACTGCAATGGCGCATAGTTTACGAGGCGCGTGATTTAGGCGATTTACTAGCAGCGGTCAAGGCGGGCCTGGGTGTGAGCGCTCTACCTTTTATCCCTTCGCAGTATGGGCTCGCCTCACCGATAAATTTGCAACAACTCCCCGCGCTGCCGGATGTACGAATCAGCATTAAAACCGCGGCCACCGTTGAGTCCGACCAAGTAGAGTGGCTGATTCAGTTTATTCGTCGCTGCTGGGACTCTTCTGAACAACAGAAAGCAGGAGTTGCGCCTCTCCAAGTGCCATGCGCTATGTGA
- a CDS encoding DUF427 domain-containing protein: MSQASRITLHHVNQRVQVYVDGKLLADSNQALEHRYPARQYFPREDVRMNLLTLSETTTPCHRFDLFIASSSRGLEPPGIPGRFRSLVVFNSF, translated from the coding sequence ATGTCACAGGCATCTCGCATTACGCTCCACCACGTTAACCAGCGAGTGCAGGTGTATGTTGATGGTAAACTGCTAGCTGACTCCAACCAAGCCCTCGAACACCGCTACCCGGCACGCCAATATTTCCCACGAGAAGACGTGCGGATGAATTTGCTTACCCTTTCTGAAACCACGACCCCCTGCCATCGATTTGATTTGTTCATAGCTTCATCCTCTCGAGGGTTGGAGCCTCCGGGAATCCCGGGTCGGTTCAGGAGTCTAGTTGTATTTAATTCTTTCTAA
- a CDS encoding DUF2326 domain-containing protein, whose amino-acid sequence MRLNKFVLEVDGEMVREIPFLDGLNIITNLKDSAPGNSVGKSTLGRVLDYLFDGPIAPIYIDEEFGTPNSEIELLLTDKIVYVSLEYKGLKGSLSTIKRRLSTITICQSYYINDVEVDRKDYILHIMKTVFNVFSEKPTIRKLAPKFFRTNQYRMLHTVKFDNGRSVSKSDVSTVFLYLFNFSNTEILSKRHKLKNAVKRYDRQVISFKGVISEQKILSSINNIKKQVEKLENSFFSTDRGIDKFEIVSKINDVDDMQNSLSDKVLELDLKLRNISKTNELLISEDQYYLIEELRAVYGYASAKVDSVLVDYSESLIFHKQLVNAKKEFVSDGLEDIQIKKRRYKEEMNGLKERRNLLYKEMKSKKEVEELSDTVKRIGELNKELLKLNAIVEQKETIEEKYFDESERLENISRQLEKELESVRSFEKVFVDTFKAYTKSFYEVGYNFSLNVDEIKGECSPTVDEVQSNSEGGLKRLEVVLFDLSYIKTVAAEEVYRPNFVLHDSIDDIHINYIKKLFEESCKLAGQHILSMLSDKLPDDQYQKYKKHMILELSQRDKFFKV is encoded by the coding sequence ATGAGACTGAATAAGTTTGTTTTAGAAGTTGACGGGGAAATGGTTAGAGAAATCCCATTTCTTGATGGCTTGAATATAATTACAAACCTGAAAGATAGCGCTCCAGGGAATAGCGTTGGAAAATCCACGCTCGGCAGGGTCCTTGATTACCTTTTTGATGGCCCAATTGCTCCAATATATATCGACGAAGAGTTTGGTACACCTAATAGCGAAATAGAGTTGCTACTTACTGATAAAATCGTTTACGTCTCTTTGGAGTATAAAGGGCTTAAAGGGTCTTTAAGCACAATCAAGCGTCGTTTATCCACTATTACTATTTGTCAAAGCTACTATATAAATGACGTGGAAGTGGATAGAAAAGATTATATCTTACACATTATGAAAACTGTTTTTAATGTTTTCTCAGAAAAGCCAACTATTCGAAAGCTAGCCCCCAAGTTTTTTAGAACTAATCAATATCGTATGTTGCATACTGTGAAGTTTGATAATGGAAGAAGCGTTTCTAAGTCTGATGTAAGTACAGTTTTTTTGTATCTTTTTAATTTCAGTAATACAGAGATTCTTAGTAAAAGGCATAAGTTAAAGAATGCTGTTAAAAGATATGATCGGCAAGTGATTTCTTTTAAAGGCGTTATTTCTGAGCAAAAAATCCTAAGCTCTATAAATAATATTAAAAAACAAGTTGAGAAGCTCGAGAATTCATTTTTTTCTACAGACAGAGGTATAGATAAGTTTGAAATCGTTAGCAAGATAAATGATGTCGATGATATGCAAAACTCGTTGTCAGATAAAGTTCTCGAATTAGATTTGAAATTGAGAAATATTTCTAAAACTAATGAGCTTCTTATTAGCGAAGATCAATATTATTTGATTGAAGAGCTGCGCGCGGTTTATGGCTATGCTTCAGCTAAAGTAGATTCCGTTCTTGTTGATTATAGCGAGTCATTAATTTTTCATAAACAGCTTGTAAATGCAAAAAAAGAATTTGTTTCAGATGGGCTCGAAGATATCCAAATAAAAAAACGACGATATAAAGAGGAGATGAATGGGCTGAAAGAAAGAAGAAATCTTCTTTACAAAGAAATGAAATCTAAGAAGGAAGTTGAAGAGTTGTCTGATACAGTCAAAAGGATAGGTGAGCTGAATAAGGAACTTTTAAAGCTTAATGCAATAGTCGAACAAAAAGAAACAATTGAGGAAAAGTATTTTGATGAAAGTGAGAGGTTAGAAAATATTTCCCGGCAGTTAGAGAAAGAGCTGGAAAGTGTAAGGAGTTTTGAGAAGGTCTTTGTTGATACTTTTAAAGCATATACAAAAAGCTTTTATGAAGTTGGTTACAATTTCAGTTTGAATGTGGATGAAATTAAGGGTGAATGCTCTCCTACTGTTGATGAGGTACAGTCTAATAGTGAGGGAGGTTTGAAAAGACTAGAAGTTGTGCTTTTTGATTTGTCTTATATAAAAACTGTAGCTGCTGAGGAAGTGTATAGACCTAATTTTGTGCTTCATGATTCCATCGATGATATTCATATTAATTATATTAAAAAATTGTTTGAAGAATCTTGTAAGTTAGCTGGACAGCATATTTTATCAATGCTCTCAGATAAGTTACCGGATGATCAGTATCAGAAATATAAAAAGCATATGATATTAGAGCTTTCCCAACGCGATAAATTTTTTAAAGTATAG
- a CDS encoding ABC-three component system middle component 6: MLPIKGGDPEINVLYIGAYILRKIRRQKNKRMEIKKVFEIGESELFISVDYIIITLDWLYILSAIRCNGSEVIVNETE, encoded by the coding sequence ATGTTACCAATTAAAGGAGGTGATCCAGAGATTAATGTTTTGTACATAGGTGCATATATATTAAGAAAAATAAGAAGACAAAAAAATAAACGGATGGAGATAAAGAAAGTTTTTGAGATTGGAGAGAGTGAGTTATTTATATCTGTTGATTATATTATAATCACCTTAGATTGGCTTTATATTTTATCAGCGATTAGATGCAATGGTAGTGAGGTGATTGTTAATGAGACTGAATAA
- a CDS encoding ABC-three component system protein yields the protein MCGTQVSIGVVEGDFNTTESPESKVDSIINIIISDIVTASVEMDLKNRNFPSTVLKKIEHNHLKRQRIIVQQYKSYSSNIERAYAVVDKQIINGKQTAMILLNDMYNKALTKFEIDPYDVDIVEIRKHADCIVDSVVSQLKKFVYKSSNLPSYKEQVELGVNIVVAHAFVECLILESPNVTN from the coding sequence ATGTGTGGAACACAAGTTTCGATAGGTGTTGTTGAAGGTGATTTTAACACGACTGAATCGCCAGAGTCTAAGGTTGACTCAATAATTAATATTATTATTAGTGATATTGTTACAGCTTCAGTTGAAATGGATTTAAAAAATCGAAATTTCCCATCAACAGTTTTAAAAAAAATAGAACATAATCATTTAAAAAGGCAAAGAATTATTGTACAACAGTACAAGTCATATTCTTCAAATATTGAAAGGGCTTATGCTGTTGTAGATAAGCAAATAATTAATGGCAAACAAACTGCAATGATCTTGTTGAACGATATGTATAATAAGGCGTTAACTAAATTTGAGATTGATCCATATGATGTAGACATTGTTGAAATTAGAAAGCATGCGGATTGCATTGTTGATAGTGTGGTGAGTCAGTTAAAGAAGTTTGTTTATAAATCTTCAAACTTACCGTCATATAAAGAGCAAGTTGAACTCGGTGTTAATATTGTTGTTGCTCATGCATTTGTGGAATGCCTTATTCTGGAGAGCCCTAATGTTACCAATTAA
- a CDS encoding carbon-nitrogen hydrolase family protein: MITTQAPITIALAQLPIIKAAVDENLQTHLAYIERAASLGANVVAFPELSLTGYELALLSQLAMPRNDKTFAALTAAAVATNIVVIAGCPLHNPNGKPYIAAVICFPNGEHTFYLK, translated from the coding sequence ATGATCACTACCCAAGCCCCCATCACCATCGCACTCGCCCAACTGCCCATCATCAAAGCGGCGGTAGACGAAAACCTGCAAACGCACCTGGCCTACATAGAACGCGCCGCCTCGCTAGGGGCCAACGTGGTGGCCTTTCCCGAACTCTCGCTCACCGGTTACGAGCTGGCGCTACTCAGCCAGCTGGCCATGCCCCGTAACGATAAAACGTTTGCCGCACTCACCGCCGCTGCCGTGGCCACCAACATAGTAGTGATCGCAGGCTGCCCGCTGCACAACCCCAACGGCAAACCCTACATCGCAGCGGTGATCTGTTTCCCCAACGGCGAACACACATTCTACCTAAAATAG
- a CDS encoding glutathione S-transferase N-terminal domain-containing protein has product MELYLNATSPYARLARIVLIEKGLDEAVTLKWCDPWVDDTALLKTNPAGRIPALITEDGTTLSESMLIAVYLDGISPNKPMIPSTCLGDVLHLAGLGQNLMDAAFTIVISRKHYGHEVEESELGLRRQRAIQRIFKQLDSELKKPFASSVNLGEIAVAVALDYLAFRLPEVSWKEEYPQLQSWHSGVIARASFEQTAFV; this is encoded by the coding sequence ATGGAACTCTACCTGAACGCAACGTCACCTTATGCGCGCCTGGCGCGCATCGTTTTAATTGAAAAAGGGCTAGATGAGGCCGTTACGCTGAAGTGGTGCGACCCCTGGGTAGACGATACCGCTCTATTAAAGACCAACCCTGCGGGGCGTATTCCGGCGCTGATAACGGAGGACGGCACCACGCTAAGCGAGTCGATGCTGATTGCCGTTTATCTGGATGGCATCAGTCCCAACAAGCCAATGATTCCCTCAACGTGTTTGGGTGATGTGTTGCACTTGGCTGGGTTGGGCCAAAACCTGATGGATGCCGCTTTCACGATCGTGATTTCAAGAAAGCATTATGGCCATGAGGTTGAAGAGAGTGAACTCGGGCTAAGGCGCCAACGAGCCATACAGCGAATCTTCAAGCAACTGGACAGCGAGCTTAAAAAACCATTTGCCTCGTCAGTTAATCTCGGTGAAATCGCTGTAGCCGTTGCGCTAGATTACTTAGCTTTCAGGTTGCCAGAGGTGAGCTGGAAAGAAGAGTATCCACAGTTGCAGTCATGGCATTCTGGGGTGATCGCACGGGCAAGCTTTGAGCAGACTGCATTCGTTTAG
- a CDS encoding YbfB/YjiJ family MFS transporter, producing MWVIASFIVPLLLGLSLSVTWGTLGLLCIAAGLLCDYFLQQQGVAHLASPITASPRGNNPSGGAGVKVIVMLVVGAYALDAIGFVPHTVFWVDYLARENALGNQAASLQWGIFGLGALCGPFMVGALAHRVGWQGGLMIAFAAKAAAVLLPVFSLALLSQSVSSFMVGAMIPGIVALTSGRLAELVGPIAHKKLWGQATAAFAAAQAVAGYAMSALYELWGTYAPLFAIGGLMLAGGFLLVLRSRGVQQQRHSHLTVQNRRQ from the coding sequence TTGTGGGTAATTGCAAGCTTTATCGTACCGTTACTTTTAGGGTTAAGCCTCTCCGTCACCTGGGGCACGCTTGGGTTGCTGTGTATTGCCGCTGGCCTTTTGTGCGACTATTTTTTGCAACAACAGGGCGTGGCACACTTAGCCTCACCGATCACGGCTAGCCCAAGGGGGAATAACCCCTCAGGGGGTGCGGGTGTAAAGGTAATCGTGATGTTGGTGGTTGGCGCTTACGCCCTGGATGCGATTGGTTTTGTGCCCCATACCGTGTTCTGGGTGGACTACCTTGCCAGGGAAAACGCCCTGGGCAATCAAGCGGCTTCATTGCAGTGGGGTATCTTCGGGTTGGGCGCCTTGTGTGGGCCGTTCATGGTAGGTGCACTGGCGCATCGAGTGGGCTGGCAGGGTGGCTTAATGATCGCCTTTGCAGCGAAGGCTGCCGCCGTCTTGCTGCCGGTGTTCTCACTCGCACTGCTCAGCCAGTCGGTTTCCTCGTTCATGGTGGGGGCGATGATCCCCGGCATTGTCGCTCTCACCTCTGGCCGCCTTGCTGAGTTGGTAGGGCCAATCGCCCACAAGAAGCTCTGGGGGCAAGCCACCGCCGCCTTTGCCGCCGCCCAAGCGGTTGCAGGTTATGCCATGTCAGCGCTCTACGAGCTCTGGGGCACCTACGCACCACTGTTTGCCATCGGCGGCCTCATGCTAGCGGGAGGCTTTTTGCTGGTGCTTCGAAGCCGTGGTGTGCAGCAACAGCGCCACAGCCATCTCACTGTTCAAAATAGGAGGCAATAA
- a CDS encoding IS4 family transposase has product MIRGINMGQHWVNEEMTGCDLGDARLNQRLAVMLEALGDRPDKSLPTAFQDWANTKAAYRFFANENVSEDKILEGHFAASALRIQATDGPILILQDTTEFSFKRSSPEKIGFINESTGRKMKEGRHLKHTVCGLLMHASLAITTEGLPLGLTAAKFWTRNKFKGTEALKRKVNPTRVPIEQKESMRWLDNLQRSTELAGSPERCVHIGDRESDIFELFCLAQDLGTYFLIRSCVDRLAEEGGTTISQVMAETQVSGTHDIHFRDKRGNQQQATLSVKHAKMTVCPPIGKQKKYPKQKLGIIFAEEKNPPEGRSPIIWKLATNLPVATHADAVQKLIWYSRRWNIETFFKTLKTGCRIEDIRLATADRLANCIALCCVVSWRISWLTILRRQSSTTSPAAVFTDIERALLDRSMPSNRQGTRRDTAFYMTAVARLGGYLDRSSDPLPGSTVLWRGFIRLADLVAGFQAANPDASSTCG; this is encoded by the coding sequence ATGATAAGAGGTATCAATATGGGACAACACTGGGTGAACGAGGAAATGACTGGCTGCGACTTGGGGGACGCGCGACTGAATCAAAGGTTGGCTGTCATGCTGGAAGCACTCGGTGATCGGCCAGACAAATCACTACCCACCGCATTCCAGGACTGGGCCAATACCAAGGCCGCCTATCGCTTCTTCGCGAATGAGAATGTCAGCGAGGACAAGATTTTGGAGGGACATTTTGCCGCCTCTGCTTTGCGCATCCAAGCCACCGATGGCCCCATATTGATCCTGCAGGATACAACCGAATTTTCCTTCAAGCGCTCGTCACCTGAGAAGATTGGTTTCATCAATGAATCAACCGGGCGCAAGATGAAAGAAGGACGGCACCTTAAACATACCGTCTGCGGGCTTTTAATGCACGCTAGTCTGGCTATCACAACGGAAGGGCTGCCCTTGGGCCTGACAGCTGCCAAATTCTGGACGCGGAATAAATTCAAAGGCACAGAAGCTCTCAAGCGCAAAGTTAATCCGACCCGCGTACCCATCGAGCAGAAAGAAAGCATGCGTTGGCTCGACAACCTGCAGCGTTCTACTGAGCTTGCAGGTTCACCTGAACGGTGCGTGCATATCGGTGATCGCGAGAGTGACATTTTTGAACTCTTTTGTCTGGCTCAAGATCTTGGCACTTACTTTTTGATCCGCAGTTGCGTTGATCGTCTCGCCGAGGAGGGAGGCACTACGATTTCTCAAGTGATGGCCGAGACTCAGGTCAGTGGAACACACGATATTCACTTTCGTGACAAGCGAGGCAATCAACAGCAGGCGACCCTATCGGTCAAGCATGCAAAGATGACAGTTTGTCCACCGATTGGAAAACAGAAAAAATACCCAAAACAGAAGCTTGGTATTATTTTTGCAGAAGAGAAAAACCCGCCCGAAGGGCGTTCCCCTATAATCTGGAAGTTGGCCACTAACCTTCCCGTTGCCACTCACGCCGACGCAGTGCAAAAGCTTATTTGGTATTCACGGCGTTGGAATATCGAGACATTCTTCAAGACGCTGAAAACGGGTTGCCGCATTGAGGATATACGTCTCGCTACCGCAGATCGACTTGCCAACTGCATTGCGCTCTGCTGTGTCGTGTCCTGGCGAATATCATGGTTGACTATACTGCGGCGCCAATCCTCAACGACCTCTCCTGCAGCTGTTTTTACTGATATTGAAAGAGCTCTTCTCGACCGATCAATGCCGTCAAACAGACAAGGCACACGACGCGATACAGCTTTTTATATGACCGCTGTCGCTCGCCTGGGTGGTTATCTGGATCGCTCAAGTGATCCTCTCCCAGGATCCACCGTTCTATGGCGAGGCTTCATCCGCTTAGCAGATCTCGTTGCTGGATTCCAAGCTGCCAATCCAGATGCATCATCGACTTGTGGGTAA
- a CDS encoding YbfB/YjiJ family MFS transporter, with protein MKRTLTTHDLPALMTGIMATLAAIGIARFAYTPLLPAIIQEGWFTASQGAYLGAANLLGYFIGALAAHSLSERFSPRMVMAASFAGIALSFVLCAGAGGFLWFFFWRLISGIAGAILMVVGPSLALAATPPERRTRVGAMVFTGIGFGALLSAFIVLQLPTSHQLHKHTVDKVKPDVFFGFSVRSI; from the coding sequence ATGAAGCGAACACTCACTACCCACGATCTGCCCGCCCTGATGACAGGCATAATGGCGACCCTGGCGGCGATTGGCATCGCACGCTTCGCCTATACGCCGCTATTGCCTGCGATTATTCAAGAGGGTTGGTTCACCGCGAGCCAAGGCGCCTACCTGGGGGCCGCCAACCTGCTGGGCTACTTTATCGGCGCACTCGCCGCCCACTCGCTGAGTGAGCGCTTTTCTCCTCGCATGGTGATGGCCGCAAGCTTCGCGGGTATCGCGCTCAGTTTTGTGCTCTGCGCCGGGGCGGGTGGTTTCCTGTGGTTTTTCTTCTGGCGACTAATCTCCGGCATTGCCGGGGCCATCTTAATGGTCGTTGGCCCTTCGCTGGCGCTGGCGGCCACGCCCCCTGAAAGGCGAACGCGTGTCGGCGCCATGGTGTTTACCGGTATTGGCTTTGGCGCACTGCTTTCGGCCTTTATCGTCTTGCAATTACCCACAAGTCATCAGCTACATAAGCATACCGTTGATAAAGTAAAGCCCGATGTGTTTTTTGGCTTCTCAGTTCGTTCGATATGA
- a CDS encoding LysR family transcriptional regulator yields the protein MQLKSLRLLVAVADTGSFGAAAKRLHTVQSNVTTHIKKLEEELGVQLIHRAGRVRPTSAGLALVEYAERMLTAHDEAVSLFKGQEKACGRLRIGAMETTTALRLPPILAAYHAAQPDVDIQIKTGPTAELVELLLNGQVDCVFVAGRLEHGRYHSLKAFSEQLVLVSSTPMTKMPSSQALLTSAFLAFRQGCSYRQRIELLLASQGVNAGRIFEFGSLDAMLGCVAAGMGYTVLPRGTVDAHQHRFGIHTLALPTSIANIDTYFVAPETWTPALASFADTLRDAVVVNEPQLTAS from the coding sequence GTGCAACTTAAATCGCTGCGACTGCTCGTGGCCGTGGCCGACACCGGCAGCTTTGGGGCGGCGGCCAAACGGCTGCACACGGTGCAATCCAATGTGACCACCCACATTAAAAAGCTCGAGGAGGAGTTAGGCGTACAGCTGATTCACCGTGCGGGGCGGGTTCGCCCTACGAGTGCCGGGTTGGCGCTGGTGGAGTACGCCGAGCGCATGCTGACGGCCCACGATGAAGCGGTGTCGCTGTTCAAAGGCCAGGAGAAGGCGTGTGGGCGGCTACGCATAGGCGCCATGGAGACCACGACGGCGTTGCGCCTTCCGCCGATACTGGCGGCGTACCACGCAGCGCAGCCTGACGTTGATATCCAGATCAAGACCGGGCCCACGGCTGAGCTGGTTGAGTTGTTGCTTAACGGGCAGGTGGACTGTGTTTTCGTGGCCGGGCGGCTCGAGCATGGCCGCTACCACTCGCTCAAAGCGTTTAGCGAGCAGCTTGTCTTAGTCAGCTCAACGCCTATGACGAAGATGCCCTCTTCACAAGCGCTGCTGACGTCCGCTTTCTTGGCGTTTCGTCAGGGGTGCAGCTACCGCCAGCGTATTGAGCTGTTACTGGCGTCCCAAGGAGTTAATGCGGGCAGGATCTTCGAGTTTGGTTCACTGGATGCGATGCTTGGCTGCGTTGCTGCCGGGATGGGTTACACGGTGCTCCCCCGTGGCACGGTTGACGCCCATCAGCACCGGTTCGGAATTCACACGCTGGCACTGCCCACCTCCATCGCCAATATCGATACCTATTTTGTCGCCCCCGAAACCTGGACACCCGCCCTGGCAAGCTTCGCTGACACCTTGCGTGACGCGGTGGTGGTGAATGAGCCTCAGTTGACTGCGTCGTGA
- a CDS encoding type II toxin-antitoxin system RelE/ParE family toxin — translation MNVFWTATAEAHLDAIYAYIAQDSEAYALSTVDKITRRSQQIGDFPASGRKVPEYDIAQIREVLCGAYRIIYYIKPDQIDVLAVLHASMNRLKSE, via the coding sequence ATGAATGTGTTTTGGACAGCAACAGCAGAAGCCCATTTGGACGCGATTTATGCCTATATCGCGCAGGACTCAGAAGCTTATGCGTTGAGCACCGTTGATAAAATCACCCGAAGGTCACAACAGATTGGTGATTTCCCCGCTTCAGGACGTAAGGTGCCGGAGTACGATATCGCTCAAATAAGGGAAGTCTTGTGTGGCGCTTATCGCATTATTTACTACATCAAACCAGATCAAATTGACGTTCTCGCCGTTTTACACGCATCTATGAACCGACTGAAAAGCGAATAG
- a CDS encoding haloacid dehalogenase type II → MKAIVFDVFGTIVDWRSSLIHQFNELQKELGIELPSEVITDQWRQHYAPSMNRVRQGDVPWMGLDDLHRESLVKLLNQHGIMLDEATIDRVNHFWHQLEPWPDVQNGLQRLKEHYIIGTLTNGNLSLMVDIARHAKLPWDMVFCAELFQHYKPDPEVYLGACGLLRLPPEEVMLCAAHNYDLGAARALGMKTAFIPRRTEYGPHQSKDLEAEKAWDFVAEDLVALSEHLLIE, encoded by the coding sequence ATGAAAGCGATCGTGTTTGACGTATTTGGCACTATTGTTGATTGGCGCTCCAGTTTGATTCATCAGTTCAATGAGCTGCAGAAAGAGCTGGGGATTGAACTACCCAGTGAAGTGATAACGGATCAATGGCGTCAGCACTATGCGCCTTCGATGAACCGAGTACGGCAAGGTGACGTGCCTTGGATGGGGTTGGATGACCTGCACCGAGAAAGCCTCGTCAAACTACTCAATCAACATGGCATTATGCTAGACGAGGCGACCATTGATCGCGTCAATCACTTTTGGCACCAATTAGAGCCCTGGCCGGATGTTCAGAACGGCCTACAGCGCTTAAAAGAGCACTATATTATCGGCACGCTGACCAACGGCAATTTGTCGCTAATGGTGGACATTGCCCGTCACGCCAAACTGCCCTGGGATATGGTGTTTTGCGCCGAGTTATTCCAACACTATAAACCTGACCCAGAGGTCTATTTAGGGGCTTGCGGCCTGCTGCGCCTGCCGCCTGAAGAGGTAATGTTATGCGCGGCCCACAATTACGATCTGGGGGCTGCCCGAGCATTGGGAATGAAAACGGCGTTTATCCCCCGGCGTACAGAGTATGGGCCCCACCAGAGCAAAGATTTAGAAGCAGAAAAAGCGTGGGATTTTGTGGCTGAAGACCTCGTCGCGCTGAGCGAGCATCTACTAATAGAGTGA
- a CDS encoding MFS transporter, whose translation MGVGTLVVGISLSAAVLAESYWAMLLFLVIVGAGYSTAQPGGSKSVAAWFDKSQRGFAMGIRQAGLPLGGALAAIILPTVAITWGWRASFLVGGLIAIFGALVFMLFYRAPGSVLPVARASEGGVKKVVLSRLAMIREPAMKQIMASGISLISVQYGILIFTVLYLHSRLQMEVLQAATLLFVAQGAGVAGRILLAAWSDRCRSRYFPVMVCMVAVIVGLLVLVWLPLHSTLMLGCLMAWLGFFGFGWYGPWVAYVAESAPADKTGFVLGLAMAINQLAIVSIPPLLGWLLDISGSFMLGWSLLIAMTLLGLLMTIQRQGENNESDRV comes from the coding sequence GTGGGAGTAGGCACCCTTGTTGTGGGCATTTCGCTTAGCGCTGCCGTGCTGGCTGAGAGTTACTGGGCCATGTTGTTGTTTTTGGTCATCGTAGGGGCAGGCTACAGTACCGCCCAACCCGGCGGTAGCAAATCGGTAGCCGCTTGGTTTGATAAATCTCAGCGAGGCTTTGCCATGGGGATTCGTCAGGCGGGCTTGCCGCTGGGTGGGGCGCTGGCGGCGATTATACTGCCAACCGTCGCGATCACCTGGGGTTGGCGCGCCTCTTTTCTAGTGGGCGGGCTGATTGCGATCTTCGGGGCGTTGGTCTTTATGCTTTTTTACCGTGCCCCTGGTAGCGTGTTGCCGGTTGCAAGAGCCTCTGAAGGTGGCGTAAAAAAAGTCGTCTTATCGCGATTGGCAATGATTCGTGAACCGGCCATGAAACAGATCATGGCGTCCGGTATTAGTTTGATCTCGGTTCAGTACGGCATTTTGATTTTTACCGTGCTCTATCTGCATAGCCGTTTGCAGATGGAGGTACTTCAGGCGGCGACGTTGCTATTCGTAGCCCAAGGGGCCGGGGTTGCAGGGCGTATTTTGCTGGCGGCCTGGAGTGATCGCTGTCGCTCGCGCTATTTCCCGGTCATGGTGTGCATGGTGGCGGTAATCGTAGGGCTGCTGGTATTGGTTTGGCTGCCGCTACACTCAACGCTCATGCTGGGTTGCTTGATGGCCTGGCTGGGCTTTTTTGGTTTTGGTTGGTACGGCCCTTGGGTAGCGTATGTGGCTGAGTCTGCACCTGCTGATAAAACCGGCTTTGTACTAGGCCTGGCCATGGCGATTAACCAACTGGCGATTGTATCGATACCACCACTCCTTGGGTGGCTGTTAGATATCAGTGGCAGTTTTATGCTTGGCTGGAGTTTGCTGATCGCCATGACGTTATTGGGGCTATTAATGACTATCCAGCGGCAAGGAGAAAATAATGAAAGCGATCGTGTTTGA